A window of the Bradyrhizobium ottawaense genome harbors these coding sequences:
- a CDS encoding hybrid sensor histidine kinase/response regulator — protein sequence MTLSSRLALAMVLLAVVTACIVGAFTYYFLAAAAAPHGVAAAIGHAVLTGGAAAVLLALVLAAGLAQSLSGPLLRITGAATALARGELMPMQGVSEIAVLADVFTQLRARQALLEHTVQSISDAVLVIDADGRIVIANAAAKRLLGVDLSIDIQSTPFRYLLSDGVTRAPASSSPLMRALRGEDIDDMEFVVEARATGVRENVAASARPLRDEAGVLCGAVAVVRNVTEQKRAYQALIDSEQMAQSIVDSALDAFVQTDDSCVILDWSPHAEALMGWTRAEAIGVGVEELIFPEPQRAVHRQWVDRFLSEASADATGGRYETALRHKDGHEFFAEVSLTALRRGDRFIVNAFVRDITAKRAAEEQLFQAQKMDSVGQLTGGIAHDFNNMLTVITGTIEILAEGVQDNPALAGIVKMIDDAANRAAQLTANLLAFARKQPLRPLKTDVNALVEEVVKLLLPTLGRQIEIETVFGEPGWPALVDRSQLSSALVNLAINGRDAMPDGGRLVLRTNNVSFDPHEAAANGLGAGDYVVIEVADTGAGIPAAIRGRIFEPFFSTKQFGTGSGLGLSMVFGFAKQSAGNIVVFSEEGKGATFRIYLPKAHNGPSPQMAAAGDEEMHGGNETILCVEDDDFVRDLVTVRLRSLGYTVISAPNAAEALALVNAGTAFDLLFTDIVMPGNMNGRQLAEKVAGLRRPLRVLYTSGNTFGVLSSNGGVGEGVLLLAKPYRKADLARMVRLSLDRPIDHVGDPIPMPYSVLADVEGFLKENPPKG from the coding sequence ATGACGTTATCAAGCCGCCTCGCGCTCGCGATGGTATTGCTGGCCGTGGTAACGGCCTGCATCGTGGGTGCGTTCACCTATTATTTTCTCGCAGCGGCCGCGGCCCCGCACGGCGTGGCGGCTGCCATCGGCCACGCGGTGCTGACCGGCGGCGCGGCCGCCGTGCTGCTGGCGTTGGTGCTGGCCGCAGGCCTCGCGCAATCCCTGTCCGGACCGCTGCTTCGGATAACCGGCGCAGCAACAGCGCTCGCGCGCGGCGAATTGATGCCGATGCAGGGCGTCAGCGAGATCGCGGTTCTCGCCGACGTGTTCACGCAGCTCAGGGCGCGCCAGGCGCTGCTCGAACATACCGTGCAGAGCATCAGCGACGCCGTGTTGGTGATCGATGCGGATGGAAGGATCGTGATCGCCAACGCCGCCGCCAAACGGCTGCTCGGGGTCGATCTTTCGATCGATATTCAATCGACGCCGTTCAGATATCTCCTGTCTGACGGTGTGACGCGCGCGCCGGCATCGAGCTCGCCGCTGATGCGCGCGCTGCGCGGCGAGGACATCGACGATATGGAATTCGTCGTCGAGGCCAGGGCGACCGGTGTCAGGGAGAATGTCGCGGCGTCGGCGCGTCCGTTGCGGGACGAGGCCGGTGTGCTGTGCGGGGCGGTCGCCGTTGTCCGCAACGTGACAGAGCAGAAGCGGGCTTACCAGGCGCTGATCGACAGCGAGCAGATGGCGCAATCCATCGTCGATAGCGCGCTCGATGCCTTTGTCCAGACCGATGATTCCTGCGTGATCCTCGACTGGAGCCCGCACGCCGAGGCGTTGATGGGATGGACACGCGCCGAGGCGATCGGCGTCGGCGTGGAAGAACTGATCTTTCCGGAACCGCAGCGCGCGGTGCACCGGCAATGGGTCGACCGGTTCCTGAGCGAGGCTTCGGCCGACGCCACCGGCGGCCGGTACGAAACGGCCCTGCGGCACAAGGACGGCCACGAATTCTTTGCCGAGGTGTCGCTGACTGCGTTGCGTCGCGGCGATCGTTTCATCGTCAACGCGTTCGTGCGGGACATTACCGCTAAGCGCGCGGCGGAGGAACAGCTTTTCCAGGCGCAGAAGATGGACTCCGTTGGGCAATTGACCGGCGGCATCGCCCACGACTTCAACAACATGCTGACCGTGATCACAGGCACGATCGAGATCCTTGCCGAGGGCGTCCAGGACAATCCCGCGCTTGCCGGGATCGTCAAGATGATCGACGACGCGGCCAACCGCGCCGCCCAGCTCACCGCCAATTTGCTGGCGTTCGCCAGGAAGCAGCCGCTGCGACCGCTCAAGACCGACGTCAACGCGCTGGTCGAGGAAGTCGTGAAGTTGCTGTTGCCGACGCTCGGCCGGCAGATCGAGATCGAGACGGTATTCGGTGAGCCGGGATGGCCGGCTTTGGTCGATCGCAGCCAGTTGAGTTCGGCGCTGGTCAATCTCGCGATCAACGGGCGGGACGCCATGCCTGACGGAGGCAGGCTGGTGTTGCGGACCAACAATGTCAGCTTCGACCCACACGAGGCGGCGGCGAACGGGCTCGGCGCCGGCGACTACGTCGTCATCGAGGTTGCCGATACCGGCGCCGGCATTCCGGCCGCGATCCGCGGCAGGATTTTCGAGCCGTTCTTTTCCACCAAGCAGTTCGGGACCGGCTCCGGGCTCGGGCTGAGCATGGTGTTTGGATTCGCCAAGCAATCCGCCGGCAACATCGTGGTCTTCAGCGAGGAGGGGAAGGGCGCTACCTTCCGGATCTATCTTCCGAAGGCCCACAACGGTCCTTCGCCGCAGATGGCGGCAGCCGGCGATGAAGAGATGCACGGCGGCAACGAGACGATCCTGTGCGTCGAGGACGACGATTTCGTGAGGGACCTCGTGACGGTTCGCCTCCGGAGTCTCGGTTATACCGTGATATCGGCGCCGAACGCGGCCGAAGCCCTCGCACTCGTCAACGCCGGAACCGCGTTCGATCTTCTGTTCACCGACATCGTAATGCCCGGCAACATGAACGGCCGGCAGTTGGCGGAGAAAGTCGCCGGATTGCGGCGGCCGCTCCGGGTGCTCTACACCTCCGGCAACACGTTTGGGGTTCTCAGTTCGAACGGCGGCGTCGGCGAGGGTGTGCTGCTGCTCGCCAAGCCGTATCGCAAGGCGGATCTGGCGCGGATGGTGCGCCTCAGCCTCGATCGGCCGATCGACCATGTCGGCGATCCGATCCCGATGCCGTATTCCGTGCTGGCCGATGTCGAGGGTTTCCTGAAGGAGAATCCGCCGAAGGGGTGA
- a CDS encoding NAD(P)H-hydrate dehydratase, translating into MEVLTTTEMERADRLTIAAGTPGFALMMSAGQAVAEAAMDLVAEGPIVVVAGRGNNGGDGFVAAAELAARGRDVSVILLCERDSLSGDAALAARGWKYPVLPFNPQAIGKPALIIDALFGAGLNRPVKGDPLEMIEAVNANGAPVLAVDLPSGINGTSGAVMGAAIDAVETVTFFRRKPAHLLMPGRKHCGHVRVADIGIDAVVLDEIRPQTFENVPEAWQAFFPVPRIDGHKYARGHAVAVSGDLTSTGAARLAARGALRAGAGLVTVASPREALAVNAAALTAVMVRAVDTSIEFADMLNDKRLNAIVIGPGAGVGARTRDLVHTALSAKRGLVLDADALTSFAEAPDRLFESIKASEDPQVVLTPHEGEFPRLFSDSSNKHPNRSKLERVRAAAERCGAVVLLKGPDTVVASPDGRASIAANAPPWLATAGAGDVLAGMIAGLLAQSVPAYEAACIGVWMHGEGAREAGPGLIAEDLTEVLPAVLRRLYDAFGIDY; encoded by the coding sequence ATGGAAGTTTTGACCACGACGGAAATGGAGCGCGCCGACCGGCTGACGATAGCCGCCGGCACGCCCGGCTTCGCGCTGATGATGAGCGCAGGCCAGGCCGTCGCCGAAGCCGCGATGGATCTGGTCGCAGAGGGGCCGATCGTGGTGGTCGCCGGTCGCGGCAACAATGGCGGCGACGGGTTTGTCGCGGCGGCTGAACTCGCGGCGCGCGGCCGGGACGTTTCGGTCATTCTGCTATGCGAACGCGACAGCCTCTCGGGCGATGCGGCCCTGGCCGCGCGCGGCTGGAAATATCCGGTGCTGCCGTTCAACCCGCAGGCGATCGGCAAGCCGGCGCTGATCATCGATGCGCTGTTCGGCGCCGGACTTAATCGTCCCGTGAAGGGCGATCCACTCGAGATGATCGAGGCGGTTAACGCCAACGGCGCGCCGGTGCTCGCGGTCGACCTGCCGAGCGGAATCAACGGCACGTCGGGCGCGGTGATGGGCGCCGCGATCGATGCCGTGGAGACCGTGACCTTCTTCCGCCGCAAGCCGGCGCATCTGTTGATGCCGGGACGGAAACATTGCGGCCATGTGCGCGTCGCCGATATCGGGATCGATGCCGTCGTGCTCGACGAAATCCGGCCGCAGACCTTCGAGAACGTTCCGGAAGCCTGGCAAGCATTCTTTCCTGTGCCACGGATCGACGGCCACAAATATGCCCGTGGCCATGCCGTCGCGGTGTCCGGCGATCTCACGTCGACCGGTGCGGCGCGGCTTGCCGCACGCGGCGCGTTGCGGGCAGGCGCCGGGCTGGTCACGGTGGCGTCGCCGCGCGAGGCGCTGGCCGTCAATGCCGCGGCCCTGACCGCGGTGATGGTGCGCGCGGTCGATACGTCAATCGAATTCGCCGACATGCTGAACGACAAGCGGCTCAATGCCATCGTGATCGGGCCGGGCGCCGGCGTCGGTGCGCGAACGCGCGATCTCGTCCATACCGCGCTGTCGGCGAAGCGCGGCCTGGTGCTCGATGCCGACGCGCTGACGAGTTTTGCCGAAGCGCCGGATCGTCTGTTTGAATCGATCAAAGCGAGCGAAGACCCGCAGGTGGTTTTGACCCCGCATGAGGGCGAGTTTCCGCGGCTGTTCAGCGACAGCAGCAACAAGCATCCCAACCGCTCAAAACTCGAACGGGTGCGGGCCGCCGCGGAGCGTTGCGGCGCGGTAGTGCTGTTGAAGGGACCGGATACCGTGGTGGCCTCGCCGGATGGACGCGCCAGCATCGCGGCCAACGCGCCGCCCTGGCTTGCCACCGCCGGCGCCGGCGACGTGCTGGCCGGCATGATCGCGGGGTTATTGGCGCAAAGCGTGCCGGCCTATGAGGCCGCCTGCATCGGTGTGTGGATGCACGGCGAGGGCGCGCGCGAAGCGGGACCCGGCCTGATCGCGGAGGATCTTACGGAGGTGCTGCCGGCGGTATTGCGGCGGCTCTACGACGCGTTCGGGATCGACTACTGA
- the tig gene encoding trigger factor: protein MQVTETLAEGLKHEFKISVPASDLDAKAGAKLVDLKDKVKLNGFRPGKVPVSHLKKVYGRSVMAETIDQTIRDTNTQIFTDRGFKLATEPKITMPTEQKEVEELLAGKTDLTYTVAIEVVPTIQLADFKSFSVEKPVVDVTDAEVDEAIKRIAEQNRPYAAKTEGAKAANGDRVTISFKGSIDGVPFDGGTGEGIAVVIGAGQFIPGFEEQLVGIGSGETRTLKVTFPKNYASEKLAGQPAEFETTATLIEAPGETEVNDEFAKTLGLESLDKLKEAARERLVAEFAGATRQRVKRALLDRLDDSHKFEAPPSLVGEEFNLMWNSIKAEMESSGKTFADENTTEEAAKEEYQKIADRRVRLGLVLSEIGEKNKITVTDDEVSRAVIERARQMPGREKEVWDYYRSNANALAQLRAPIYEDKVVDFILELANVTEKKVSREELFKDDDDAEKSAA, encoded by the coding sequence ATGCAGGTCACCGAAACCCTCGCCGAGGGATTGAAGCACGAGTTCAAGATCAGCGTTCCCGCATCGGATCTCGATGCCAAGGCGGGCGCCAAGCTGGTCGACCTCAAGGACAAGGTTAAGCTCAACGGCTTCCGCCCCGGCAAGGTGCCGGTGAGCCACCTGAAGAAGGTGTATGGCCGCTCGGTCATGGCCGAAACCATCGACCAGACCATTCGCGACACCAACACGCAGATCTTTACCGATCGCGGCTTCAAGCTTGCGACCGAACCCAAGATCACGATGCCGACCGAGCAAAAAGAGGTCGAGGAGCTTCTCGCCGGCAAGACCGACCTGACCTACACGGTCGCGATCGAGGTCGTGCCGACGATCCAGCTTGCCGACTTCAAGTCCTTCTCCGTCGAGAAGCCGGTGGTCGACGTGACCGACGCCGAGGTCGACGAGGCGATCAAGCGCATCGCCGAACAGAACCGTCCCTATGCCGCGAAGACCGAGGGTGCCAAAGCCGCGAACGGCGACCGCGTCACCATCAGCTTCAAGGGCTCGATCGACGGCGTGCCGTTCGATGGCGGCACCGGTGAGGGCATCGCGGTCGTGATCGGCGCCGGCCAGTTCATTCCGGGTTTTGAGGAGCAGCTTGTTGGCATCGGCTCCGGCGAGACCCGCACCCTCAAGGTTACGTTCCCCAAGAACTACGCCAGCGAGAAGCTTGCCGGCCAGCCCGCCGAGTTCGAAACCACGGCAACCCTGATCGAGGCGCCCGGCGAGACCGAGGTCAACGACGAGTTCGCCAAGACGCTTGGCCTGGAATCGCTCGACAAGCTGAAGGAAGCCGCGCGCGAGCGTCTGGTCGCAGAATTCGCCGGCGCGACCCGCCAGCGCGTCAAGCGGGCGTTGCTCGACCGGCTCGACGACAGCCACAAGTTCGAGGCGCCGCCGTCGCTGGTCGGCGAAGAGTTCAACCTGATGTGGAACTCGATCAAGGCCGAGATGGAATCCAGCGGCAAGACCTTTGCCGACGAGAACACCACCGAAGAGGCGGCCAAGGAAGAGTACCAGAAGATCGCCGACCGCAGGGTCCGGCTCGGCCTCGTGCTGTCGGAGATCGGCGAGAAGAACAAGATCACCGTGACCGACGACGAAGTCAGCCGCGCGGTGATCGAGCGGGCACGCCAGATGCCCGGCCGCGAGAAGGAAGTCTGGGACTACTATCGCAGCAATGCCAACGCGCTGGCCCAGCTTCGTGCGCCGATTTATGAAGACAAGGTGGTCGATTTCATCCTCGAACTCGCCAACGTGACCGAAAAGAAGGTCTCGCGCGAAGAGCTGTTCAAGGACGACGACGACGCCGAGAAGAGCGCCGCCTGA
- a CDS encoding P-II family nitrogen regulator, with translation MKKIEAIIKPFKLDEVKEALQEVGLQGITVTEAKGFGRQKGHAELYRGAEYIVDFLPKVKIEIVISDDLVEKAIDAIRRAAQTGRIGDGKIFVSNIEEAIRIRTGESGLDAI, from the coding sequence GTGAAGAAAATCGAAGCCATCATCAAGCCATTCAAGCTCGACGAGGTTAAAGAGGCGCTTCAGGAAGTCGGACTCCAGGGCATCACCGTCACCGAAGCCAAGGGTTTCGGCCGGCAGAAGGGCCACGCTGAACTGTATCGCGGTGCGGAATACATCGTGGACTTCCTGCCGAAGGTAAAAATCGAGATCGTGATTTCGGACGATCTGGTCGAGAAAGCCATCGACGCGATCCGGCGCGCCGCCCAGACCGGCCGCATCGGCGACGGCAAAATCTTCGTCTCCAACATCGAAGAAGCGATCCGGATCAGAACCGGAGAATCCGGGCTGGACGCTATCTAA
- a CDS encoding multicopper oxidase family protein, which yields MAGLGAVALAPLSPMAGLAQGLAQGRPALALQAKPGSLALRPDATATPVWTLQGPELGFGRGETADIAFANELPMPALLDIRGLDGVPAAEPLTGRAPLAAGARETLQLPLRHAGTLLCGLGLLGDGQTRPFQARALVVRESQPVAVDRDEVVLIEDWRIRADGTAVAPGTDPADSMPVQTVNGRASLDLSARINERLRLRLLNACQRSVIAVKLDGIEVRVMALDSQPAEPFQARNGALVIAPGGRVDVFVDVTAAAGTVCPILLHDGRSARPIGKLTVSNKPPFRAAPLPAAPPLPSNGLPAQLDLKGAARVDLALGGPPAEWGPPASFSKNSPPAFRAKAGRTVVLALTNRAAIATVFHLRGHHFRLLDRLDDGWKPFWLDTLAVEPGQTQRIAFSAEYAGRWLIEQVATDWAAPRLVRWCDVA from the coding sequence ATGGCCGGGTTGGGTGCCGTAGCGCTGGCCCCGCTCTCGCCCATGGCAGGCCTCGCCCAAGGGCTAGCTCAAGGCCGGCCGGCGCTGGCGCTACAGGCCAAGCCCGGCAGCCTCGCGCTGCGCCCGGACGCCACGGCAACGCCAGTCTGGACCCTGCAAGGGCCAGAGCTCGGATTCGGGCGCGGCGAAACGGCCGATATCGCCTTTGCCAACGAACTGCCGATGCCCGCCTTGCTCGACATCCGCGGCCTGGACGGCGTTCCCGCGGCCGAGCCGCTGACCGGCCGCGCACCGCTCGCAGCCGGGGCGAGGGAAACCCTGCAACTGCCTCTGCGGCATGCCGGAACCTTGCTGTGCGGCCTCGGGCTGCTCGGCGATGGCCAGACCCGGCCTTTCCAGGCGCGGGCGCTGGTGGTCCGCGAGAGCCAGCCGGTCGCGGTCGACCGCGACGAGGTGGTCTTGATTGAGGACTGGCGCATCCGCGCCGATGGAACCGCGGTCGCGCCGGGCACGGATCCCGCGGATTCGATGCCGGTGCAGACCGTTAACGGCCGGGCTTCGCTCGATCTCTCAGCCCGAATCAACGAACGGCTCAGGCTTCGCCTGCTCAATGCCTGCCAACGGTCTGTTATTGCGGTCAAACTGGACGGCATCGAGGTTCGCGTCATGGCCCTCGATAGCCAGCCGGCGGAGCCGTTCCAGGCCCGGAACGGCGCGCTGGTGATTGCGCCGGGCGGCAGGGTCGACGTTTTCGTCGACGTCACGGCGGCGGCGGGCACGGTTTGCCCGATTCTGCTCCACGACGGCCGCAGCGCCCGTCCGATCGGCAAACTGACCGTCTCGAACAAACCGCCGTTCCGCGCCGCCCCGCTGCCGGCGGCCCCGCCGCTGCCCTCCAACGGCCTGCCGGCGCAGCTCGACCTCAAGGGCGCCGCGCGGGTCGATCTGGCGCTCGGCGGGCCACCCGCCGAATGGGGACCGCCGGCCAGCTTCTCGAAAAACTCCCCGCCCGCCTTCCGGGCCAAGGCCGGACGCACCGTGGTGCTGGCGCTGACCAACCGCGCCGCGATCGCCACCGTGTTTCATCTGCGCGGCCATCATTTCCGGCTGCTGGACCGGCTCGACGACGGCTGGAAACCGTTCTGGCTGGATACGCTGGCGGTCGAGCCCGGCCAGACCCAGCGCATCGCCTTCTCTGCCGAATACGCCGGACGCTGGCTGATCGAGCAGGTCGCGACCGACTGGGCAGCGCCACGGCTGGTGCGGTGGTGCGATGTCGCGTGA
- the glnA gene encoding type I glutamate--ammonia ligase: MKTAKDVLKSIKDNDVKYVDLRFTDPRGKWQHVTFDIGMIDEEIFAEGTMFDGSSIAGWKAINESDMCLMPDPVTATIDPFFAETTMVITCDVLEPTTGEPYNRDPRGMAKKAEAMVKSMGVGDTVFVGPEAEFFVFDDVRFSATPYNTGFKLDSSELPTNSDTEYEGGNLGHRIRTKSGYFPVPPQDSVQDMRSEMLGAMAKMGVKVEKHHHEVASAQHELGMKFDTLTLMADHMQIYKYCIHQVAHIYGKTATFMPKPVYGDNGSGMHVHQSIWKDGKPVFAGNKYADLSETCLHYIGGIIKHAKAINAFTNPSTNSYKRLVPGYEAPVLLAYSARNRSASCRIPYTSNPKAKRVEVRFPDPMANPYLGFAAMLMAGLDGIKNKIDPGPAMDKDLYDLPKEELKQIPTVCGSLREALENLDKDRGFLKNGGVFDDDFIDAYIELKMTEVERYEMTPHPVEFDMYYSL; this comes from the coding sequence ATGAAGACCGCCAAAGACGTCCTCAAATCGATCAAGGACAATGACGTAAAATACGTCGACCTGCGCTTCACCGATCCGCGCGGCAAGTGGCAGCACGTGACTTTCGACATCGGCATGATCGACGAGGAAATCTTTGCCGAAGGCACGATGTTCGACGGCTCGTCGATTGCCGGCTGGAAGGCGATCAACGAATCCGACATGTGCCTGATGCCCGACCCGGTCACCGCGACGATCGATCCGTTCTTCGCCGAAACCACCATGGTCATCACCTGCGACGTGCTGGAGCCGACCACCGGCGAGCCCTACAACCGCGACCCGCGCGGCATGGCCAAGAAGGCCGAGGCGATGGTCAAGTCGATGGGCGTCGGCGACACCGTGTTCGTCGGACCGGAAGCCGAATTCTTCGTATTCGACGACGTGCGCTTCTCCGCCACGCCCTACAACACCGGCTTCAAGCTCGACTCCTCGGAACTGCCGACCAATTCGGACACCGAATATGAAGGCGGCAATCTCGGCCACCGCATCCGCACCAAGAGCGGCTACTTCCCGGTCCCGCCGCAGGACTCGGTGCAGGACATGCGCTCGGAAATGCTCGGCGCCATGGCCAAGATGGGCGTCAAGGTCGAAAAGCATCACCATGAAGTCGCTTCCGCCCAGCACGAGCTCGGCATGAAGTTCGACACTCTGACGCTGATGGCCGACCATATGCAGATCTACAAGTACTGCATCCATCAGGTCGCGCACATCTACGGCAAGACCGCCACCTTCATGCCGAAGCCGGTCTATGGCGACAACGGTTCGGGCATGCATGTTCACCAGTCGATCTGGAAGGACGGCAAGCCGGTATTCGCCGGCAACAAGTATGCCGACCTGTCGGAAACCTGCCTCCACTACATCGGCGGCATCATCAAGCACGCCAAGGCGATCAACGCCTTCACCAACCCGTCGACCAACTCCTACAAGCGTCTGGTCCCCGGCTATGAAGCCCCGGTGCTGCTCGCCTACTCCGCGCGCAACCGTTCGGCTTCCTGCCGCATTCCCTACACCTCGAATCCGAAGGCCAAGCGCGTCGAAGTCCGCTTCCCCGATCCGATGGCCAATCCCTATCTCGGCTTCGCCGCGATGCTGATGGCCGGCCTCGACGGCATCAAGAACAAGATCGATCCGGGTCCGGCGATGGACAAGGATCTCTACGATCTGCCGAAGGAAGAACTGAAGCAGATCCCGACCGTGTGCGGCAGCTTGCGCGAAGCGCTGGAAAATCTCGACAAGGACCGCGGCTTCCTCAAGAACGGCGGCGTGTTCGACGACGACTTCATCGACGCTTACATCGAGCTGAAGATGACCGAAGTCGAGCGCTACGAGATGACCCCGCACCCGGTCGAATTCGACATGTACTATTCGCTGTAG
- a CDS encoding ATP-dependent Clp protease proteolytic subunit, whose amino-acid sequence MRDPVETYMNLVPMVVEQTNRGERAYDIFSRLLKERIIFLTGPVEDGMSTLVVAQLLFLEAENPKKEISMYINSPGGVVTSGLAIYDTIQFIRPPVSTLCTGQAASMGSLLLAAGAKDMRFSLPNSRIMVHQPSGGFQGQATDIMLHAQEILNLKKRLNEIYVKHTGQTYKAIEDALERDKFLTADMARDFGIVDKVIDKRPEEAAGTKAP is encoded by the coding sequence ATGCGCGATCCCGTTGAAACCTACATGAACCTCGTGCCGATGGTCGTCGAGCAGACCAACCGCGGCGAACGCGCCTACGACATTTTCTCGCGCCTGCTGAAAGAGCGCATCATCTTCTTGACCGGTCCGGTCGAGGACGGCATGTCGACGCTGGTTGTCGCGCAGCTTCTGTTCCTGGAAGCAGAGAATCCGAAGAAGGAAATCTCGATGTACATCAACTCGCCGGGCGGCGTGGTGACGTCGGGCCTGGCGATCTACGACACCATACAGTTCATTCGCCCGCCGGTATCGACGCTGTGCACGGGGCAGGCGGCTTCGATGGGCTCGCTGCTGCTCGCGGCCGGCGCGAAGGACATGCGCTTCTCGCTGCCGAACTCGCGGATCATGGTGCACCAGCCCTCCGGCGGCTTCCAGGGCCAGGCCACCGACATCATGCTGCACGCGCAGGAAATCCTGAATCTCAAGAAGCGGCTCAACGAGATCTACGTGAAGCATACCGGCCAGACCTACAAGGCGATCGAGGATGCGCTGGAGCGCGACAAGTTCCTGACCGCCGACATGGCCCGCGACTTCGGCATTGTCGACAAGGTGATCGACAAGCGGCCCGAGGAAGCGGCTGGCACCAAAGCCCCGTAA
- a CDS encoding DUF2066 domain-containing protein produces the protein MAIEELVQAVMEVAARTSCLDLSRCSSSRRYESALMSTLSGLDPAAGTAVSLRPGNRDVIVLTRRLAKRLRHLIGPVVATLIITISLIAALACRAGTLPVAAGNLYRAQAIVTGQGEANRIIGFAACLEDVLIKVSGALKLAGDPRLGVYKSRSADFVSGFSYHDQMSGTPKRDEQGTRDRPYDLVVDFEDRKIDDILKSLGLKPWHSRRPVLAVFVEMEQGSRQYIATSDAKQSDLQRDSLLAAALKWGMTIMLPDVAALAKANINAVELLTTPPRRLASLAAEQGGEVILVGRLKWDDSELGWATEWRMDRHGRTHRWQLRRVTFDEAFRRGIGGAAQILSGNGDPG, from the coding sequence ATGGCGATCGAGGAACTGGTGCAGGCGGTGATGGAAGTCGCGGCGCGAACGTCTTGCCTGGACCTTTCGCGATGTTCGTCGTCGCGCCGCTATGAGAGTGCTCTGATGAGTACACTGTCTGGGCTTGATCCTGCTGCCGGAACGGCCGTTTCGTTGAGACCGGGGAATCGGGACGTGATTGTGCTTACTCGGCGGTTGGCAAAGCGCCTGCGGCACTTGATCGGCCCAGTTGTGGCCACCCTCATCATCACGATATCGCTGATTGCTGCGCTGGCGTGCCGGGCCGGCACGCTTCCCGTCGCGGCGGGCAACCTCTATCGCGCGCAGGCAATCGTGACGGGCCAGGGCGAGGCCAACCGCATCATCGGCTTCGCCGCTTGTCTCGAGGACGTTCTCATCAAGGTGTCCGGCGCGCTGAAGCTCGCAGGCGATCCTCGATTGGGCGTGTACAAATCGCGCTCGGCTGATTTCGTAAGCGGCTTTAGCTACCACGACCAGATGTCCGGCACACCGAAGCGCGATGAGCAGGGCACCCGCGATCGGCCGTACGATTTGGTTGTCGACTTCGAAGACAGGAAGATCGACGACATTCTTAAGTCACTCGGCCTCAAGCCCTGGCATTCGCGCCGCCCGGTCCTTGCCGTTTTTGTCGAGATGGAGCAGGGCTCAAGGCAATACATCGCCACGTCAGATGCAAAACAGTCCGACCTGCAACGTGACTCCCTGCTCGCCGCGGCCTTAAAGTGGGGTATGACGATCATGCTGCCTGATGTCGCAGCATTGGCGAAAGCAAACATCAATGCTGTGGAGCTCTTGACGACGCCACCCCGCAGATTGGCGTCCTTGGCGGCCGAGCAGGGTGGCGAAGTCATCCTGGTCGGGCGGCTAAAGTGGGACGACTCAGAGCTCGGATGGGCCACGGAGTGGCGGATGGACCGGCATGGCCGGACGCACCGATGGCAGCTTCGCCGCGTTACGTTTGATGAGGCCTTCCGACGCGGCATCGGCGGCGCGGCCCAAATCCTCTCAGGCAACGGCGATCCAGGATAG